One stretch of Phocoena phocoena chromosome 10, mPhoPho1.1, whole genome shotgun sequence DNA includes these proteins:
- the TCTA gene encoding T-cell leukemia translocation-altered gene protein, translating into MAEPWSGQSLQALPATVLGALGALGSEFLLEWEAQDTRVTLFKLLLLWLVLSLLSIQLAWGFYGSTVTGLYHRPGLGGQNGSTPDGSTHFPSWETAANEPLKTHRE; encoded by the exons ATGGCGGAGCCTTGGTCTGGGCAGTCCTTGCAGGCTCTGCCGGCCACGGTGCTGGGCGCTCTGGGCGCCCTCGGCAGCGAGTTCCTGCTGGAGTGGGAGGCGCAGGACACGCGCGTGACCCTCTTCAAGCTGCTGCTGCTTTGGTTGGTGTTAAGTCTCCTGAGCATCCAGCTGGCGTGGGGGTTCTACGGGAGTACGGTGACCGGGCTGTATCACCGGCCAG GTCTGGGCGGCCAGAACGGATCCACACCTGATGGCTCCACGCATTTCCCTTCCTG GGAAACAGCAGCAAATGAACCTCTTAAAACCCACAGAGAATAA